AAATAAAGTGCCTCCATCACCGCATTATCAAAACGAGATGTTCCAACAGGTAAAAAATAACAAATGAAAAATGTCAGAGTAATAAAAAATAAAATTTTTCCTTCTTTTTTAATATCCATGTTTAAATTCCTTTATATTATATTCGAGAGATTTTTAACTATTTTTCTGAAGATAAATTTAATATTTCGAACTGCATTTTAGTCTTTTCTATGATAATGTTTTCTACACAGGATAAAAACATAGGGAGACATTTTAATCTCAGGCGATAATATACACGCAAACCTTCTTTTCGGTCCTCTATAATACCTGCTTGTTTTAAAATAGATAGATGTTTTGAGATTGTTGATATATCGTCTTCAATCAGTTCTTGTAGTTCACAGACACATTTTTCATGTTGAGCTAATTCATTAACAATGAAAAGTCGTGTTGAGTGAGAAAGAGCCTTTAATACCTGTGCATGTA
This DNA window, taken from Candidatus Hydrogenedens sp., encodes the following:
- a CDS encoding metalloregulator ArsR/SmtB family transcription factor, with product MNKKIKDKYELHAQVLKALSHSTRLFIVNELAQHEKCVCELQELIEDDISTISKHLSILKQAGIIEDRKEGLRVYYRLRLKCLPMFLSCVENIIIEKTKMQFEILNLSSEK